The proteins below are encoded in one region of Streptomyces ficellus:
- a CDS encoding ABC transporter permease produces MTAPIETTGSQAEAAPEAVLAGVKSKQIEGRSLGQIAWTRFKRDKLAVTGGVIVVLLILIALLSRPLQSLLGLDPNAFQQDLVDPNTSLPKGGFGGMSLDHPLGVDPKFGRDILARILEGSWVSLVVAFGATILSNIIGVVLGLVAGYYGGRVDTVVSRLMDTFLAFPLLLFAIAISATLQGGAFGLEGLPLHIGVLIFVIGFFNWPYMARIVRGQTLALREREFIDASRGMGAKGPYILFRELLPNLVGPITVYATLLIPTNIIFEASLSFLGVGIQPPQASWGGMLREAVNFFQVDPQFMLVPGLAIFITVLAFNLLGDGLRDALDPRSR; encoded by the coding sequence ATGACCGCACCCATTGAGACCACCGGATCACAGGCCGAGGCGGCGCCGGAGGCCGTACTGGCAGGCGTCAAGTCCAAGCAGATCGAGGGCCGTTCGCTCGGCCAGATCGCCTGGACCCGCTTCAAGCGGGACAAGCTGGCCGTGACCGGCGGAGTGATCGTCGTCCTGCTCATCCTGATCGCCCTGCTGTCCCGGCCGCTCCAGTCCCTGCTGGGCCTGGACCCGAACGCCTTCCAGCAGGACCTGGTCGATCCCAACACCTCGCTGCCCAAGGGCGGGTTCGGCGGGATGAGCCTGGACCACCCGCTGGGCGTGGACCCGAAGTTCGGGCGCGACATCCTCGCCCGGATCCTGGAGGGCTCCTGGGTCTCGCTGGTCGTGGCGTTCGGCGCGACGATCCTGTCCAACATCATCGGCGTGGTCCTCGGCCTGGTCGCCGGGTACTACGGCGGCCGGGTGGACACCGTCGTCAGCCGGCTGATGGACACCTTCCTGGCCTTCCCGCTGCTGCTGTTCGCCATCGCCATCTCGGCGACGCTCCAGGGCGGCGCCTTCGGCCTGGAGGGCCTGCCGCTGCACATCGGCGTGCTGATCTTCGTCATCGGGTTCTTCAACTGGCCCTACATGGCCCGTATCGTGCGCGGCCAGACCCTGGCCCTGCGCGAGCGCGAGTTCATCGACGCCTCGCGCGGGATGGGGGCGAAGGGCCCGTACATCCTCTTCCGCGAGCTGCTGCCGAACCTCGTGGGGCCGATCACCGTCTACGCGACACTGCTCATTCCGACCAACATCATCTTCGAGGCGTCGCTCAGCTTCCTCGGCGTCGGAATCCAGCCACCGCAGGCCTCGTGGGGCGGCATGCTGAGGGAGGCCGTCAACTTCTTCCAGGTCGACCCGCAGTTCATGCTCGTCCCCGGCCTCGCGATCTTCATCACCGTACTGGCCTTCAACCTGCTCGGTGATGGCCTCCGGGACGCTCTCGACCCGCGCAGCCGCTGA
- a CDS encoding ABC transporter permease — MISYLIRRLIAAVILLLVVTAVTFGIFFILPKLAGQTVDQLAQQYIGKNPTPADIAAVKRNLGLDEPVYVQYWDFVRGIVTGATYERGPTTVQCDAPCFGYSFKTNLEVWPQLVDRLPVTISLAVGAAVLWLVAGIVVGVISALKPGSFFDRAAMGGALAGVSLPIFFTAQLFLLLFSYELEIFGRTYVPFTENPSQWANTLFLPWCSLALLYAAIYARLTRSGMLEAMNEDFIRTARAKGMRERRVVAKHGLRAALTPIVTVFGMDIGLLLGGAVITESVYSLHGIGEYAVKSITDNDLPPILGVTLLAAFFVVFLNLVVDLLYAVVDPRVRVS, encoded by the coding sequence GTGATCTCGTACCTCATCCGCCGACTGATCGCGGCAGTGATCCTGCTGCTGGTCGTCACGGCGGTCACCTTCGGCATCTTCTTCATCCTGCCGAAGCTGGCCGGCCAGACGGTCGATCAGCTGGCCCAGCAGTACATCGGCAAGAACCCCACGCCCGCGGACATCGCGGCGGTCAAGCGCAACCTCGGCCTCGACGAGCCGGTCTACGTCCAGTACTGGGACTTCGTCAGGGGGATCGTCACGGGCGCCACCTACGAGCGGGGCCCCACCACCGTCCAGTGCGACGCGCCCTGCTTCGGCTACTCCTTCAAGACCAACCTCGAGGTCTGGCCGCAGCTCGTCGACCGGCTCCCGGTCACCATCTCCCTCGCGGTCGGTGCCGCGGTGCTGTGGCTGGTCGCGGGCATCGTCGTCGGCGTCATCTCCGCCCTCAAGCCCGGCTCCTTCTTCGACCGGGCCGCCATGGGCGGCGCGCTGGCCGGCGTCTCGCTGCCGATCTTCTTCACCGCCCAGCTCTTCCTGCTGCTCTTCAGCTACGAGCTGGAGATCTTCGGCCGGACGTACGTCCCGTTCACCGAGAACCCCTCGCAGTGGGCCAACACCCTCTTCCTGCCGTGGTGTTCGCTCGCCCTGCTGTACGCGGCGATCTACGCCCGCCTCACCCGCTCCGGGATGCTCGAGGCGATGAACGAGGACTTCATCCGCACCGCCCGCGCCAAGGGCATGCGGGAGCGGCGGGTCGTCGCCAAGCACGGCCTGCGGGCCGCGCTCACCCCGATCGTCACCGTCTTCGGCATGGACATCGGCCTGCTGCTCGGCGGCGCCGTGATCACCGAGTCGGTGTACTCGCTGCACGGCATCGGGGAGTACGCGGTCAAGTCGATCACCGACAACGACCTGCCGCCGATCCTCGGCGTCACCCTGCTCGCGGCGTTCTTCGTCGTCTTCCTCAACCTCGTGGTTGACCTTCTGTACGCCGTCGTCGACCCGCGCGTGAGGGTGTCATGA
- a CDS encoding ABC transporter ATP-binding protein — MTELSKTGAVVEDRPGTTEPRAFLDVRDLKVHFPTDDGLVKSVDGLSFQLEKGKTLGVVGESGSGKSVTSLAIMGLHRLGARGKNVRMSGEIWLDGKELVSADPDEVRRLRGREMAMIFQDPLSAMHPFYTVGNQIVEAYRIHNKVSKKVARTRAIELLDRVGIPEPGKRVDAYPHEFSGGMRQRAMIAMALVNNPELLIADEPTTALDVTVQAQILDLIRDLQKEFGSAVVIITHDLGVVAEIADDILVMYGGRCVERGPVDTIFYEPQHPYTWGLLGSMPRIDRDQTDRLIPVKGQPPSLINVPDGCAFNPRCPYADVPKGGMTRTERPELREVGSGHFSACHMGQEERTRIWTEEIAPKL; from the coding sequence ATGACCGAACTGTCCAAGACCGGCGCCGTGGTGGAGGACCGCCCCGGCACCACCGAGCCGCGCGCCTTCCTCGACGTACGCGACCTCAAGGTCCACTTCCCGACCGACGACGGCCTCGTGAAGTCCGTCGACGGGCTCTCCTTCCAGCTGGAGAAGGGCAAGACCCTCGGCGTCGTCGGCGAGTCCGGCTCCGGCAAGTCCGTCACCTCGCTCGCCATCATGGGCCTGCACCGGCTCGGCGCGCGCGGCAAGAACGTACGGATGAGCGGGGAGATCTGGCTCGACGGCAAGGAGCTGGTGAGCGCCGACCCGGACGAGGTGCGGCGGCTGCGGGGCCGCGAGATGGCGATGATCTTCCAGGACCCGCTGTCCGCGATGCACCCGTTCTACACGGTCGGCAACCAAATCGTGGAGGCGTACCGCATCCACAACAAGGTGTCGAAGAAGGTCGCCCGCACCCGGGCCATCGAGCTGCTCGACCGCGTCGGCATCCCCGAGCCGGGCAAGCGCGTCGACGCCTACCCGCACGAGTTCTCCGGCGGCATGCGCCAGCGCGCGATGATCGCCATGGCGCTGGTCAACAATCCCGAGCTGCTGATCGCCGACGAGCCGACGACCGCGCTGGACGTCACCGTCCAGGCGCAGATCCTCGACCTGATCCGCGACCTCCAGAAGGAGTTCGGCTCGGCGGTCGTGATCATCACCCACGACCTGGGCGTGGTGGCCGAGATCGCCGACGACATCCTGGTGATGTACGGCGGCCGGTGCGTGGAACGCGGTCCCGTCGACACGATCTTCTACGAGCCGCAGCACCCCTACACCTGGGGCCTGCTCGGATCGATGCCCCGGATCGACCGGGACCAGACCGACCGGCTCATCCCGGTCAAGGGCCAGCCGCCGTCCCTGATCAACGTGCCGGACGGCTGCGCCTTCAACCCGCGCTGCCCGTACGCGGACGTCCCCAAGGGCGGGATGACCCGCACCGAGCGCCCGGAACTGCGTGAAGTCGGCTCCGGCCACTTCTCCGCCTGCCACATGGGGCAGGAAGAGCGCACGCGGATCTGGACCGAAGAGATTGCGCCGAAGCTGTGA
- a CDS encoding ABC transporter ATP-binding protein: MTNEPTPHQAGPLLKVEGLVKHFPIKKGLLQRQVGAVKAVDGIDFEVRRGETLGVVGESGCGKSTMGRLITRLLEPSGGRVEFDGTDITHLKTGGMRPFRRDIQMIFQDPYGSLNPRHTIGSIVSAPFRLQGVEPEGGVKKEVQGLLERVGLSPEHYNRYPHEFSGGQRQRIGIARALALKPRLVVADEPVSALDVSIQAQVVNLLDDLQDELGLTYVIIAHDLSVIRHVSDRIAVMYLGKIVELSDRTSLYEAPMHPYTKALMSAVPVPDPRRRGAKSERILLKGDVPSPIAPPSGCRFHTRCWKATQVCTVQEPPLLELAPGRRVACHHPENAPDQAPGDPVLASAGEAIEIVSATKAPTEEPAETTTEEPAGARTEAPTEAPAPVIPAPAKEPSPDDEDPKKL; this comes from the coding sequence GTGACCAACGAACCGACGCCTCACCAGGCCGGCCCCCTGCTCAAGGTCGAGGGCCTGGTCAAACACTTCCCCATCAAGAAGGGCCTGCTCCAGCGGCAGGTCGGCGCCGTCAAGGCGGTCGACGGCATCGACTTCGAGGTCCGCCGCGGCGAGACCCTCGGCGTCGTCGGCGAGTCCGGCTGCGGCAAGTCGACGATGGGCCGGCTGATCACCCGGCTGCTGGAGCCCAGCGGCGGCAGGGTCGAGTTCGACGGCACCGACATCACGCACCTGAAGACCGGCGGGATGCGGCCGTTCCGGCGCGACATCCAGATGATCTTCCAGGACCCGTACGGCTCGCTGAACCCGCGCCACACCATCGGCTCCATCGTCTCGGCGCCGTTCCGGCTCCAGGGCGTCGAGCCGGAGGGCGGGGTCAAGAAGGAGGTCCAGGGCCTCCTGGAGCGGGTGGGCCTGAGCCCCGAGCACTACAACCGCTACCCGCACGAGTTCTCCGGCGGCCAGCGGCAGCGCATCGGCATCGCGCGCGCCCTCGCCCTGAAGCCGCGTCTCGTCGTCGCCGACGAGCCGGTCTCGGCGCTGGACGTGTCGATCCAGGCGCAGGTGGTCAACCTGCTGGACGACCTTCAGGACGAGCTGGGCCTCACATACGTGATCATCGCCCACGACCTGTCGGTCATCCGGCACGTCTCGGACCGGATCGCCGTGATGTACCTCGGCAAGATCGTGGAGCTGTCGGACCGCACGTCGCTGTACGAGGCGCCCATGCACCCGTACACCAAGGCCCTGATGTCGGCCGTGCCGGTGCCCGACCCGAGGCGTCGCGGGGCCAAGAGCGAGCGGATCCTGCTGAAGGGCGACGTGCCCTCGCCGATCGCCCCGCCCAGCGGCTGCCGGTTCCACACCCGCTGCTGGAAGGCGACGCAGGTCTGTACGGTCCAGGAGCCTCCGCTCCTGGAGCTGGCCCCCGGCCGGCGCGTCGCCTGCCACCACCCGGAGAACGCCCCGGACCAGGCCCCGGGCGACCCGGTGCTGGCCTCGGCGGGCGAGGCGATCGAGATCGTGTCCGCCACGAAGGCGCCCACGGAGGAGCCCGCGGAGACGACCACGGAAGAGCCTGCGGGGGCGCGCACCGAGGCGCCCACGGAGGCGCCTGCCCCGGTCATCCCGGCCCCCGCCAAGGAGCCGTCCCCGGACGACGAGGACCCGAAGAAGCTCTGA
- a CDS encoding ABC transporter substrate-binding protein produces MRRSVVAALAVVSSASLLVSGCSKADDGTSSAKGNAKANAATTGVVNVSDQKGGTVTYAMADAPESFDPGNTYYSFIYNFSRLYARPLTTFKPGPGEKGNELVPDLAESVGVPSDGGKTWTYKIRKGVKYSDGTPVTSKDVKYAVERSNFARDVLSNGPNYFQQLLDDPAKYKGPYKDKSEKGLASIQTPDDHTIVFKLNKPFADFDYLVSAPQTAPVPRAKDKGTDYTKSVLSSGSYKFETYKDGQQVVLVRNEHWDAKTDPLRKQYPDKIVLNLKVNQATIDKDLMSGDLIADLKGGGVDAQTQAQVMAKDDLKANTDNTYGGRLVYTAINTQVAPFNNVECRKAVQYAIDKVSVQTAMGGPIRGDIASTVMPNDLPGHEKFDLYPTEGNKGDVAKAKQHLKACGKEKFSTFISARADRQPEIDAATAVIEALKKVGIDARIKQYPSSKYFSDYAGVPSFTKKENIGLMMMQWGADWPTGYGFLQQVVHGKAIGQSGNTNLSELNDPAINKLLDEAIANTDEAARNAAYIQVDKKVMEQAAIVPLSYFKVLNYRSPHGTNMAASAAWSGQYDYLNIGTTKK; encoded by the coding sequence ATGCGAAGGTCAGTAGTGGCCGCTCTCGCGGTCGTCAGCAGTGCCAGCCTGCTCGTCTCGGGCTGCAGCAAGGCGGACGACGGCACCTCGAGCGCCAAGGGCAACGCCAAGGCGAACGCGGCGACGACGGGTGTCGTCAACGTCTCGGACCAGAAGGGCGGCACGGTCACCTACGCGATGGCCGACGCCCCCGAGTCGTTCGACCCGGGCAACACGTACTACTCGTTCATCTACAACTTCAGCCGGCTGTACGCGCGTCCGCTGACGACCTTCAAGCCGGGCCCCGGCGAGAAGGGCAACGAGCTGGTCCCGGACCTCGCCGAGAGCGTGGGCGTGCCGAGCGACGGCGGCAAGACGTGGACGTACAAGATCCGCAAGGGCGTCAAGTACAGCGACGGCACCCCCGTGACGTCCAAGGACGTCAAGTACGCGGTCGAGCGGTCCAACTTCGCGCGTGACGTGCTGTCGAACGGCCCGAACTACTTCCAGCAGCTCCTCGACGACCCCGCCAAGTACAAGGGTCCGTACAAGGACAAGAGCGAGAAGGGCCTGGCGTCCATCCAGACGCCGGACGACCACACCATCGTCTTCAAGCTCAACAAGCCCTTCGCGGACTTCGACTACCTGGTCAGCGCCCCGCAGACCGCCCCGGTCCCGAGGGCCAAGGACAAGGGCACGGACTACACCAAGTCCGTCCTGTCGTCCGGCTCCTACAAGTTCGAGACGTACAAGGACGGCCAGCAGGTCGTCCTGGTCCGCAACGAGCACTGGGACGCCAAGACCGACCCGCTGCGCAAGCAGTACCCGGACAAGATCGTCCTGAACCTCAAGGTCAACCAGGCCACCATCGACAAGGACCTGATGTCCGGCGACCTGATCGCCGACCTCAAGGGCGGTGGCGTCGACGCCCAGACGCAGGCCCAGGTCATGGCCAAGGACGACCTGAAGGCCAACACGGACAACACCTACGGCGGCCGGCTCGTCTACACGGCCATCAACACCCAGGTGGCGCCGTTCAACAACGTCGAGTGCCGCAAGGCCGTCCAGTACGCCATCGACAAGGTGTCCGTGCAGACCGCGATGGGCGGTCCGATCCGCGGTGACATCGCCTCCACGGTGATGCCGAACGACCTCCCGGGCCACGAGAAGTTCGACCTGTACCCGACCGAGGGCAACAAGGGCGACGTCGCCAAGGCCAAACAGCACCTGAAGGCCTGCGGCAAGGAGAAGTTCTCCACCTTCATCTCCGCGCGCGCCGACCGCCAGCCCGAGATCGACGCCGCCACCGCGGTCATCGAGGCGCTGAAGAAGGTCGGCATCGACGCCAGGATCAAGCAGTACCCGTCGTCGAAGTACTTCTCCGACTACGCCGGTGTCCCGTCCTTCACCAAGAAGGAGAACATCGGTCTGATGATGATGCAGTGGGGTGCCGACTGGCCCACCGGCTACGGCTTCCTGCAGCAGGTCGTGCACGGGAAGGCCATCGGCCAGTCCGGCAACACCAACCTCTCCGAGCTGAACGACCCGGCGATCAACAAGCTGCTGGACGAGGCCATCGCCAACACCGACGAGGCCGCGCGCAACGCCGCCTACATCCAGGTCGACAAGAAGGTCATGGAGCAGGCGGCCATCGTCCCGCTGTCGTACTTCAAGGTCCTCAACTACCGCTCGCCGCACGGCACCAACATGGCCGCCTCCGCGGCCTGGAGCGGCCAGTACGACTACCTCAACATCGGCACCACGAAGAAGTAG
- a CDS encoding trimeric intracellular cation channel family protein produces the protein MLQDFFTPSVQHALDLAGIFVFAISGALLAVRKNFDVFGIAVLAEVTALGGGLFRDLVIGAVPPAAFTDLGYFLMPLVATVLVFFLHPVVERTQAAVNVFDAAGLGLFCVAGTTKAYEYGLGLTFSAVLGLATGVGGGVLRDVLANEVPSLLRWDRDLYAVPAIVGATMVALCIKFEMLNPFTSTLAAVTTFVLRLLAMRFHWRAPRAWNRRSIATEEQLPGKATA, from the coding sequence GTGCTCCAGGACTTCTTCACCCCCTCCGTGCAACACGCGCTCGACCTCGCGGGCATCTTCGTGTTCGCGATCTCCGGCGCCCTGCTCGCCGTGCGCAAGAACTTCGACGTGTTCGGCATCGCCGTCCTCGCCGAGGTCACCGCCCTGGGCGGAGGGCTGTTCCGGGACCTCGTGATCGGCGCGGTGCCGCCCGCCGCGTTCACCGACCTCGGGTACTTCCTCATGCCGCTGGTCGCCACGGTCCTCGTCTTCTTCCTGCACCCGGTGGTGGAGCGGACCCAGGCCGCCGTGAACGTCTTCGACGCCGCCGGGCTCGGCCTCTTCTGCGTCGCGGGGACGACCAAGGCGTACGAGTACGGGCTGGGGCTCACCTTCTCCGCCGTGCTCGGGCTCGCCACCGGCGTCGGCGGGGGCGTCCTGCGGGACGTCCTGGCCAACGAGGTGCCGTCGCTGCTGCGCTGGGACCGCGACCTGTACGCCGTGCCGGCCATCGTGGGAGCCACCATGGTCGCGCTGTGCATCAAGTTCGAGATGCTGAACCCCTTCACCAGCACGCTCGCTGCCGTGACCACCTTCGTCCTGCGGCTGCTGGCCATGCGCTTCCACTGGCGCGCCCCGCGCGCGTGGAACCGCCGCTCCATCGCGACCGAGGAGCAGCTCCCCGGGAAAGCTACCGCTTAG
- a CDS encoding TetR family transcriptional regulator, with amino-acid sequence MSHTSGIRRAQKEKTRQALLDAALGLLEEQSLSSLGLREVTRAVGVAPAAFYRHFRDTADLGVALVDEALGSLHGTIRTTLATTGDGDERIAATVELIAGLVRGYPAHVRFIARERHGGVAPVREAIGGQLDRFAREVADELAGHPESEGWERDDLLMLAGLYVDHMVMTASAFLATPEAAWDGVARTARRRLRLVGLGRRHWLD; translated from the coding sequence ATGAGTCACACCTCCGGGATCCGCCGGGCCCAGAAAGAGAAGACCCGTCAGGCGCTCCTGGACGCCGCCCTCGGCCTGCTGGAGGAGCAGAGCCTGAGCAGCCTCGGCCTGCGCGAGGTGACCCGCGCGGTCGGCGTCGCGCCGGCGGCCTTCTACCGGCACTTCCGCGACACCGCGGACCTCGGCGTCGCCCTTGTCGACGAGGCCCTCGGCAGCCTGCACGGAACGATCCGCACGACCCTGGCGACCACGGGTGACGGCGACGAACGGATCGCCGCCACCGTCGAGTTGATCGCCGGGCTCGTACGCGGGTACCCCGCACACGTCCGGTTCATCGCGCGGGAACGGCACGGCGGCGTGGCGCCCGTCCGCGAGGCGATCGGCGGCCAACTCGACCGGTTCGCCCGGGAGGTGGCCGACGAGCTGGCCGGGCACCCCGAGAGCGAGGGGTGGGAGCGGGACGACCTGCTCATGCTCGCCGGGCTGTACGTCGACCACATGGTGATGACCGCCTCGGCGTTCCTGGCGACGCCCGAGGCGGCGTGGGACGGGGTGGCGCGCACCGCCCGTCGCCGGCTGCGGCTGGTCGGCCTGGGCCGCCGCCACTGGCTGGACTGA
- a CDS encoding thioesterase family protein, with protein MDSEFDRDTAVTLREPGVYDAELSAGWTIIQAVNGGYLLALLGRALGEALPHPDPFTISAHYLTPSVPGPAVIRTETVRAGRTLSTGQASLFQYAEDGTEVERIRVLASYGDLDALPDDVRTTAKPPAIPPREHCLGPSDGPAPIPGSSAITERLDIKLDPTTLGWAVGAPSGKGEMRGWFGLADGREPDPLSLLLTVDALPPTSFELGLTGWTPTVELTTHIRCRPAPGPLRVSITTRNLAGGFLEEDAEVWDSADRLVAQSRQLARAPRG; from the coding sequence ATGGACAGCGAGTTCGACCGCGACACCGCGGTGACCCTCCGGGAGCCCGGCGTCTACGACGCGGAGCTCTCCGCCGGCTGGACGATCATCCAGGCCGTCAACGGCGGCTATCTGCTCGCCCTGCTCGGCCGTGCGCTCGGCGAGGCCCTGCCGCACCCCGACCCGTTCACCATCTCGGCGCACTACCTGACGCCGTCCGTGCCGGGCCCCGCCGTGATCCGGACCGAGACGGTCCGCGCCGGCCGCACGCTCTCCACCGGCCAGGCCTCGCTCTTCCAGTACGCGGAGGACGGCACCGAGGTCGAGCGCATCCGGGTCCTCGCCTCCTACGGCGACCTGGACGCCCTCCCCGACGACGTACGGACGACGGCCAAGCCGCCCGCCATCCCGCCCCGCGAGCACTGCCTCGGCCCCTCCGACGGCCCGGCGCCCATCCCCGGCTCGTCGGCCATCACCGAGCGGCTCGACATCAAGCTCGACCCCACCACCCTCGGCTGGGCCGTCGGCGCCCCGTCCGGCAAGGGCGAGATGCGCGGCTGGTTCGGCCTGGCCGACGGCCGCGAGCCCGACCCGCTGTCCCTCCTGCTCACCGTGGACGCCCTGCCCCCGACGTCCTTCGAGCTCGGCCTCACCGGCTGGACCCCGACCGTGGAGCTCACCACCCACATACGGTGCCGTCCCGCCCCCGGCCCGCTGCGGGTCTCCATCACCACCCGCAACCTCGCGGGCGGCTTCCTGGAGGAGGACGCCGAGGTCTGGGACAGCGCCGACCGGCTCGTCGCCCAGTCCCGCCAACTGGCGCGCGCCCCGCGGGGCTGA